CCCGCAGATCGAGGCGTCGCGCATCGCCTGCGAGAGCTCGCCGAGCAGCTCCTGGTTCCAGACCGGGTGCTGCATCAGCATCACCGCCTTTTGCGTACCGGCGCGGCAGGGCGTGCACTGACCGCAGCTCTCATCCTCGAAGAAGCGCATCAGGTTGAGCGCGGCGGCGCGCATGTCGTCCTGCTCGGAGAGCACCACCACGGCTGCCGAGCCGATGAAGCAGCCATGCTTCTCGAGCATGCCGAAATCGAGCGGGATGTCGTCCATCGCGGCGGGCAGAATGCCGCCGGAGGCGCCGCCCGGCAGATAGGCGCGGAAACGGTGGCCGTCCTGCATGCCACCGCAGAATTCCTCGATCAGCTCGCGGATGGTGACGCCGGCCGGGGCGAGCTTGACGCCGGGCTCCCTGACCCGGCCCGAGACCGAATAGCTGCGCAGGCCGGTGCGGCCGTTCCGGCCATGGGAGTTCCACCAGCCATTGCCCTTCTCGACGATGTCGCGAATCCAGTAGAGCGTCTCGACATTATTGATCAGCGTCGGCTGGCCGAAGAGGCCGACCTGGAATGGATAGGGCGGCTTGTGCCGCGGCAGGCCGCGCTTGCCCTCGATGCTTTCGAGCAGCGAGGATTCCTCGCCGCAGATATAGGCCCCCGCCCCGCGGCGCAGATGGATCGCCGGCCCGCCCGGCGGCAGCTTCGCGACCTCCCGCGCCATGATCTCGCGGGCCAGCGGGTATTCGTCGCGCAGATAGATGTAGACGTCAGTGGCCGCGACGACATGGGCGCCGATCAGCGTGCCCTCGAGGAAGCGGTGCGGATCGGTGTTGAGGTAGTACCGGTCCTTGAACGTGCCGGGCTCGCCCTCGTCGCCGTTGACCGCCATCAGGCGCGGACCCGGCTCGCCGAGCACGGCGCGCCATTTGCGCCCCGTCGGGAAACCGGCGCCGCCAAGCCCGCGCAGCCCGGAATCGTCGAGGACGGACAGGATCGAATCGACGCTGCGCTCGCCGGAGCGCAGGCTGTCGAGCAGCGCATAGCCGCCACCGGCGCGATAGGCGTCATAGTCGACGTAATCGGTCATATGCGGGTGGGTATCGTCCGCCTCGATCGCGGCGAGGACGCTCTGCGTGGTCGCGGCATGGATGAAATGATGGCCGACCTCCGCCACGGGAGCCTGGTCGCACAGCCCGACGCAGGGCGCCCGAACGACCCGGACGGACGGTCCGACGGCGTTGGTCAGGCTTGCGAGCAGCTCTTCCGAGCCGTGCATCGCGCAAGTGAGG
This sequence is a window from Bosea vestrisii. Protein-coding genes within it:
- a CDS encoding NAD(P)H-dependent oxidoreductase subunit E — protein: MSGQHDQRNHNVHAFEHPGLGRKRARSTPKGRQVEPRALQEIADLLGERPRRRDLLIEHLHLIQDRYHQISAAHLAALAEEMRLSFAEVFETATFYAHFDIVKEGEPALPPLTVRVCDSLTCAMHGSEELLASLTNAVGPSVRVVRAPCVGLCDQAPVAEVGHHFIHAATTQSVLAAIEADDTHPHMTDYVDYDAYRAGGGYALLDSLRSGERSVDSILSVLDDSGLRGLGGAGFPTGRKWRAVLGEPGPRLMAVNGDEGEPGTFKDRYYLNTDPHRFLEGTLIGAHVVAATDVYIYLRDEYPLAREIMAREVAKLPPGGPAIHLRRGAGAYICGEESSLLESIEGKRGLPRHKPPYPFQVGLFGQPTLINNVETLYWIRDIVEKGNGWWNSHGRNGRTGLRSYSVSGRVREPGVKLAPAGVTIRELIEEFCGGMQDGHRFRAYLPGGASGGILPAAMDDIPLDFGMLEKHGCFIGSAAVVVLSEQDDMRAAALNLMRFFEDESCGQCTPCRAGTQKAVMLMQHPVWNQELLGELSQAMRDASICGLGQAASNPLTCVMRYFPEEFMTRDAAE